A stretch of Pseudomonas sp. LRP2-20 DNA encodes these proteins:
- a CDS encoding ParA family protein, with translation MRRVVFNQKGGVGKSSIACNLAAASAAEGYRTLLVDLDPQANATYYLTGLTDDAIPAGIADFFRQTLSPVTAAGKKHRVAITETRYDNLHLVTASPDLSDLQSKLESKFKINKLRKLLVELGEDYERIYIDTPPALNFYTFSALVAAERLLIPFDCDSFSRQALLSVMAEVEELRQDHNPALLVEGVVVNQFAGRTALHQTLVEQLRNEGLPVLPVYLSNSIKMRESHQVSVPLVHMAPRHKLAQEFVELLDALERAA, from the coding sequence AAAGGTGGCGTCGGCAAATCGAGCATCGCCTGCAACCTCGCCGCGGCCAGTGCGGCCGAAGGCTATCGCACGTTGCTGGTCGACCTCGACCCCCAGGCCAATGCCACCTACTACCTCACCGGGCTGACCGACGACGCCATCCCCGCCGGTATCGCCGACTTCTTCCGCCAGACACTCTCGCCGGTTACCGCCGCCGGCAAGAAGCACCGCGTGGCGATCACCGAAACCCGCTACGACAACCTGCACCTGGTGACCGCCAGCCCCGACCTCAGCGACCTGCAGAGCAAGCTGGAGAGCAAGTTCAAGATCAACAAGCTGCGCAAGCTGCTGGTGGAGCTGGGCGAGGACTACGAGCGGATCTACATCGACACCCCGCCGGCGCTGAACTTCTATACCTTCAGCGCCCTGGTGGCCGCCGAACGCCTGCTGATTCCGTTCGACTGCGACAGCTTCTCGCGCCAGGCACTGCTCAGCGTCATGGCCGAGGTCGAGGAACTGCGCCAGGACCACAACCCGGCGCTGCTGGTCGAAGGCGTGGTGGTCAACCAGTTCGCCGGGCGCACCGCGCTGCACCAGACCCTGGTCGAGCAGCTGCGCAACGAAGGCCTGCCGGTGTTGCCGGTGTACCTCAGCAACTCGATCAAGATGCGCGAATCGCACCAGGTTTCGGTACCGCTGGTACACATGGCGCCACGCCACAAGCTGGCGCAAGAGTTCGTCGAACTGCTGGACGCGCTCGAACGCGCGGCCTGA
- a CDS encoding DUF2946 domain-containing protein, whose translation MKITRHTRTLTAWTLYASVLFSLLLCGLHHGQMGGLRLAGLEGGFCSINSEHGVAIDLDGAGGDQHMAQLDCPVCSSFGLAVPLGSGAWSFSPAQVTATSPIVVRSWAQPPPRYLRPALTPRAPPAIFPAAVTQIA comes from the coding sequence ATGAAAATCACCCGGCACACCCGCACGCTGACTGCCTGGACGCTCTATGCCAGCGTCCTGTTCAGCCTGTTGCTGTGCGGCCTGCACCACGGCCAGATGGGCGGCCTGCGCCTGGCCGGGCTGGAAGGTGGTTTCTGCTCGATCAACAGCGAGCACGGTGTGGCCATCGACCTCGACGGTGCCGGTGGCGACCAGCACATGGCGCAGCTCGACTGCCCGGTGTGCTCCTCGTTCGGCCTGGCCGTGCCTCTGGGCAGCGGTGCCTGGTCGTTCAGCCCGGCACAGGTCACTGCCACCTCGCCCATCGTCGTGCGCAGCTGGGCGCAACCGCCACCCCGTTACCTGCGCCCTGCCCTTACCCCCCGTGCTCCCCCTGCCATCTTCCCCGCAGCCGTTACTCAAATCGCCTGA
- a CDS encoding TonB-dependent receptor: MLRKTSLVLLMGTCTFAWADDAAVELSATTIDGERDAPSGVQLDQPIRTGSRLGLSARETPASVSVSDRRVIEARDAKDSQDVINAMTGVNASANPGYGGFVSYRGFTQNQVSQLYNGINLGYSSATRPVDAWVLDRVELLGGPSSFLHGAGAVGGSINYITKTASRDQQIIDGRVRYGSYDDSEVAFGINQALASNPADARHFMRLDFSHTDGNGYIDRNQRNTDSLAFSLLSDLTPDLTHTLALEYQEDREDSPYWGTPILPGRSTMKIDNSRRFENYNVADGRYEQRVRWLRSLLDYQLSDSTSVHNTLYHYSAQRDYRNVERYSYTSSGNVQRASPYLQRHQQSVLGDRIELRHDNQLFGLASQWSLGLDYSHMRQSVYPTAGSWTDVVDPDHFDPGSFYDIPGVNAGLSKQRRHVTSNRAVFAENRLQLTERLALLTALRYDYLDMEVTNYGAVTPTSPAFFERRWEPLSGRIGLTYELTPSASLYAQYSTAADLPAGSLAAATYANVGTFDLSKGEQWEVGSKFDFLDGRGAATVALYQIVRKDFAVRDSSNPNLTVQAGQQTSRGVELSGRLQVTPKLLAEGNYAYVDAQYDEFNEAVNGVSVSRKGNAPVNVPANVANLWLTYSLTSAWSAGVDARYVGSVYADNANTLKAPAYTLFGTFARYRLDEHTTITGRVRNLTDEVYAKQAYGLQYYMGAPRTFEVAVDMRF; the protein is encoded by the coding sequence ATGCTCCGCAAAACCTCCCTGGTGCTCCTCATGGGCACCTGCACCTTCGCCTGGGCGGACGATGCCGCCGTCGAACTCAGCGCCACCACCATCGATGGTGAGCGCGATGCACCCTCCGGCGTGCAACTGGACCAGCCGATCCGCACCGGCTCGCGGCTTGGCCTCAGCGCTCGGGAAACACCTGCTTCGGTCAGCGTCTCGGACCGGCGTGTCATCGAAGCGCGCGACGCCAAGGACAGCCAGGACGTGATCAACGCCATGACTGGCGTCAACGCATCGGCCAACCCGGGTTACGGCGGCTTCGTCAGCTACCGCGGCTTTACCCAGAACCAGGTCAGCCAGCTCTACAACGGCATCAACCTCGGCTACAGCAGTGCCACCCGGCCGGTGGATGCCTGGGTGCTGGACCGCGTCGAACTGCTCGGCGGGCCGTCTTCCTTCCTGCATGGCGCAGGTGCCGTGGGCGGCTCGATCAACTACATCACCAAGACCGCCAGCCGCGACCAGCAAATCATCGATGGCCGCGTGCGCTACGGCAGTTACGACGACTCGGAAGTGGCATTCGGCATCAACCAGGCGCTGGCCAGCAACCCGGCCGATGCACGCCACTTCATGCGCCTGGACTTCAGCCACACCGATGGCAATGGCTACATCGACCGCAACCAGCGCAACACCGACAGCCTGGCGTTTTCCCTGCTCAGCGACCTGACGCCCGACCTGACCCACACCCTGGCGCTGGAATACCAGGAGGACCGCGAAGACAGCCCGTACTGGGGAACGCCGATCCTGCCAGGGCGCAGCACCATGAAGATCGACAACAGCCGCCGCTTCGAGAACTACAACGTCGCCGATGGCCGTTACGAACAGCGGGTGCGCTGGCTGCGCTCGCTGCTCGATTACCAGCTCAGCGACAGCACCAGCGTGCACAACACCCTGTACCACTACAGCGCCCAGCGCGATTACCGCAACGTCGAACGCTACAGCTACACCAGCAGCGGCAACGTCCAGCGCGCCAGCCCCTACCTGCAGCGCCACCAACAGAGCGTGCTGGGCGACCGCATCGAGCTGCGCCACGACAATCAGCTGTTCGGCCTGGCCAGCCAGTGGTCGCTGGGCCTGGACTACTCGCACATGCGCCAGAGCGTGTACCCGACGGCCGGAAGCTGGACCGATGTGGTCGACCCGGACCACTTCGACCCAGGCAGCTTCTACGACATCCCCGGGGTGAATGCCGGGCTGAGCAAGCAGCGCCGGCATGTCACCAGCAACCGCGCGGTGTTCGCCGAAAACCGCCTGCAACTGACCGAGCGCCTGGCCTTGCTCACGGCCCTGCGTTACGACTACCTGGACATGGAGGTGACCAACTATGGCGCGGTGACGCCAACTTCACCGGCATTCTTCGAGCGGCGCTGGGAACCGCTGTCCGGGCGCATCGGCCTGACCTACGAACTGACGCCGTCGGCCAGCCTCTATGCCCAGTACAGCACCGCTGCCGACCTGCCGGCCGGCTCGCTGGCGGCGGCCACCTACGCCAACGTCGGCACATTCGACCTGTCCAAGGGCGAGCAATGGGAGGTGGGCAGCAAGTTCGACTTCCTCGACGGACGCGGCGCGGCGACCGTGGCCTTGTACCAGATCGTGCGCAAGGACTTTGCCGTGCGCGATTCGAGCAACCCCAACCTGACGGTCCAGGCCGGCCAGCAGACCTCGCGCGGGGTCGAGTTGTCCGGGCGGCTGCAGGTCACGCCGAAGCTGCTGGCCGAGGGCAACTATGCCTACGTCGACGCGCAGTACGATGAGTTCAACGAAGCGGTCAACGGCGTTTCGGTATCACGCAAGGGCAACGCCCCGGTGAACGTGCCGGCCAATGTCGCCAACCTGTGGCTGACTTACAGCTTGACCTCGGCCTGGTCGGCGGGTGTGGATGCGCGCTATGTCGGCTCGGTGTATGCCGACAACGCCAACACCCTCAAGGCGCCGGCCTATACCTTGTTCGGCACCTTTGCCCGCTATCGGCTGGATGAACACACCACGATCACCGGGCGGGTGCGCAACCTGACCGATGAGGTGTATGCCAAGCAGGCTTATGGGCTGCAGTACTACATGGGCGCACCGCGCACATTCGAGGTGGCGGTAGACATGCGCTTCTGA
- a CDS encoding amino acid ABC transporter ATP-binding protein — protein sequence MPLLRVSALHKYYGDNHVLKGVDLSIEEGEVVAIIGRSGSGKSTLLRTLNGLESISDGVIEVDGEYLDAARADLRALRQKVGMVFQQFNLFPHLSVGENVMLAPQVVKKASRGDARQLAEQMLARVGLAEKFDAYPDRLSGGQQQRVAIARALAMSPKVLLCDEITSALDPELVNEVLGVVRQLASEGMTLIMVTHEMRFAREVGDKLVFMHQGKVHEVGHPREVFAAPRTPELANFIGTVTSAQAC from the coding sequence ATGCCCCTGCTTAGAGTGTCTGCTTTACACAAGTACTATGGCGACAACCACGTGCTCAAGGGTGTCGACCTGAGCATCGAAGAGGGTGAAGTGGTGGCCATCATCGGCCGTAGTGGTTCAGGCAAGAGCACGCTGCTGCGTACGCTCAATGGTCTGGAGTCGATCAGCGACGGTGTGATCGAGGTCGACGGTGAATACCTGGACGCCGCGCGTGCCGACTTGCGTGCCTTGCGCCAGAAGGTCGGCATGGTGTTCCAGCAGTTCAACCTGTTCCCGCACCTGAGTGTCGGCGAGAACGTGATGCTGGCCCCGCAGGTAGTGAAGAAGGCCAGCCGTGGTGACGCGCGCCAGCTCGCCGAACAGATGCTGGCTCGGGTCGGGCTGGCGGAAAAATTCGATGCCTACCCAGACCGGCTGTCCGGTGGCCAGCAGCAGCGCGTGGCGATTGCACGGGCCCTGGCCATGTCACCGAAGGTACTGCTGTGCGATGAAATCACGTCGGCCCTCGACCCTGAACTGGTCAATGAAGTGCTGGGTGTGGTGCGACAGCTGGCCAGCGAGGGCATGACCCTGATCATGGTCACCCATGAGATGCGTTTTGCCCGTGAAGTGGGCGACAAGCTGGTGTTCATGCACCAGGGCAAGGTGCATGAAGTGGGCCACCCGCGCGAGGTGTTCGCGGCACCGCGAACGCCCGAGCTGGCCAATTTCATTGGTACGGTGACGTCGGCCCAGGCCTGCTGA
- a CDS encoding amino acid ABC transporter permease produces the protein MMDFTFWDILRNLLIGLQWTLLLSLVAFVCGGLAGLLILLARLSEQPIWRGLARGYIELFQGTPLLMQLFMVFFGIALFGLDVSAWMAAAIALTLFTSAFLAEIWRGCVEAIPRGQWEASGSLALNRLEQLRHVILPQALRIAVAPTVGFSVQVVKGTAVTSIIGFTELTKTGGMLANATFEPFMVYGLVALGYFILCYPLSLSARYLERRLHAPA, from the coding sequence CTGATGGACTTCACGTTCTGGGACATCCTGCGCAACCTGCTGATCGGCCTGCAATGGACCTTGTTGCTGTCGCTGGTGGCCTTTGTCTGCGGGGGGCTGGCCGGCTTGCTGATATTGCTGGCCCGGCTGTCCGAGCAACCGATATGGCGGGGTCTGGCGCGTGGCTATATCGAGTTGTTTCAGGGCACTCCCTTGTTGATGCAGCTGTTCATGGTGTTTTTCGGGATTGCCTTGTTCGGCCTGGATGTGTCGGCCTGGATGGCGGCCGCCATTGCCCTGACCCTGTTCACCAGTGCCTTCCTTGCCGAAATCTGGCGCGGCTGCGTCGAAGCGATTCCGCGCGGCCAGTGGGAGGCCTCGGGCAGCCTGGCGCTGAACCGCCTGGAGCAATTGCGCCATGTGATCCTGCCGCAGGCGCTGCGTATCGCGGTCGCCCCGACCGTGGGCTTCTCGGTGCAGGTGGTCAAGGGCACGGCGGTGACTTCGATCATCGGCTTCACCGAGCTGACCAAGACTGGCGGCATGCTGGCCAATGCGACGTTCGAGCCGTTCATGGTCTACGGTCTGGTCGCGTTGGGCTATTTCATCCTCTGCTATCCGCTCTCGCTGAGCGCCCGTTATCTGGAAAGGAGGCTGCATGCCCCTGCTTAG
- a CDS encoding amino acid ABC transporter permease produces the protein MAYEFNFAPVLAQADLLLNGALFTLQLTAIGTLLGVAIGVLGAGVRAWRVRPFDALFGLYVELIRNTPFIVQLFFIFFGLPALGIRLTEWQAAVLAMVVNLGAYSTEIIRAGIQAIPKGQLEAAAALAMNRFEAFRHVVLQPALAKVWPALTSQIVIVMLGSAVCSQIATEELSFAANFIQSRNFRAFETYLLTTALYLLMAIVVRQVLVWLGQRLLMGRR, from the coding sequence ATGGCCTATGAATTCAATTTCGCCCCTGTGCTTGCCCAGGCTGACCTGCTGCTCAACGGCGCTTTGTTCACGCTCCAGCTGACGGCGATCGGCACGCTGCTTGGCGTGGCCATCGGCGTGCTGGGCGCCGGCGTGCGCGCCTGGCGTGTGCGGCCCTTCGACGCGCTGTTCGGTCTGTATGTGGAGCTGATCCGCAACACGCCGTTCATCGTCCAGCTGTTCTTCATCTTTTTCGGCCTGCCAGCGCTGGGCATTCGCCTGACCGAGTGGCAGGCGGCCGTGCTGGCCATGGTGGTCAACCTGGGCGCCTACTCCACGGAGATCATACGTGCAGGTATCCAGGCCATCCCCAAAGGGCAGCTGGAAGCTGCCGCGGCCTTGGCCATGAACCGCTTCGAAGCGTTTCGCCATGTGGTATTGCAGCCTGCGCTGGCCAAGGTGTGGCCGGCGCTGACGAGTCAGATCGTGATCGTGATGCTGGGGTCGGCGGTGTGTTCGCAGATCGCCACCGAAGAGCTGTCGTTTGCCGCCAATTTCATTCAGTCGCGCAACTTTCGCGCGTTTGAAACCTACCTGCTGACCACTGCACTGTATCTGCTCATGGCCATCGTTGTGCGCCAGGTGCTGGTCTGGCTGGGGCAGCGCCTGCTGATGGGGAGACGCTGA
- a CDS encoding transporter substrate-binding domain-containing protein: MKTFRTLFLASLFCSASFALPTAQADALADISARGVLKVAVPQDFPPFGSVGPDLKPRGLDVDTAQLLADKLGVKLALTPVNSTNRIPFLTTGKVDLVISSLGKNPERAAVIDFSRPYAPFYLAVFGPAEVEIAGIEAIDGKTISVTRGSIEDMELSAVAPKGAVIKRFEDNNSTIAAYLSGQVELIASGSVVMAAIAEKNPAKVPVVKVKLKDSPVYVGLAKNQPALLEKVNATLDAAKADGSLDRNAEKWLKQPLPADL, encoded by the coding sequence ATGAAGACTTTCCGTACCCTGTTCCTGGCCAGCCTGTTCTGTAGCGCCAGCTTTGCGCTGCCCACTGCCCAGGCCGATGCACTGGCCGACATCAGCGCCCGAGGCGTGCTCAAGGTGGCGGTGCCGCAGGACTTTCCGCCCTTCGGCTCGGTGGGCCCGGACCTGAAGCCCCGTGGTCTGGACGTCGACACGGCGCAACTGCTGGCTGACAAGCTTGGTGTGAAGCTGGCACTGACGCCGGTCAACAGCACCAACCGGATTCCGTTCCTCACCACTGGCAAGGTCGACCTGGTGATCTCGAGCCTGGGCAAGAACCCCGAGCGTGCAGCGGTGATCGATTTCTCCCGGCCCTATGCACCGTTCTACCTGGCCGTGTTCGGCCCGGCCGAAGTGGAAATCGCCGGTATCGAGGCGATCGACGGCAAGACCATCAGCGTCACACGTGGCTCGATCGAAGACATGGAACTCAGCGCCGTGGCGCCCAAGGGCGCGGTGATCAAACGCTTCGAAGACAACAACTCCACCATCGCCGCCTATCTTTCCGGGCAGGTCGAGCTGATCGCCAGCGGCAGCGTGGTGATGGCTGCCATCGCCGAGAAGAATCCCGCCAAGGTGCCGGTGGTCAAGGTCAAGCTCAAGGATTCGCCGGTGTACGTTGGCCTGGCCAAGAACCAGCCAGCGTTGCTGGAAAAGGTCAATGCCACGCTGGACGCAGCCAAGGCTGACGGCAGCCTTGACCGCAACGCCGAGAAATGGCTGAAACAGCCGCTGCCGGCCGACCTCTGA